In a single window of the Bacillus mycoides genome:
- a CDS encoding YbdD/YjiX family protein, which translates to MLKNLRNVWGKRKQFISLLVGVPSYETYVNHMKLHHPEEKILCQKQFFAEAQEARFNAKGGKISRCC; encoded by the coding sequence ATGCTTAAAAATTTACGGAACGTATGGGGAAAGAGAAAGCAATTTATTAGTTTACTTGTCGGAGTTCCAAGTTATGAAACGTATGTAAATCACATGAAATTACATCATCCAGAAGAGAAAATTTTATGTCAAAAGCAATTTTTTGCTGAGGCACAAGAAGCTAGATTTAATGCAAAAGGCGGAAAGATATCGCGATGTTGTTAA
- a CDS encoding diguanylate cyclase translates to MFRDLFVNMTIILSFIFVGAQLLRDKPLKEGFSFWQKCLVGILTGILSILLMHFGVHIEDIMLDLRYLAVVLAIIIGGPIASSITVMITLITRVFFTEYSLASELACYTIVAIGIGITLIWRMKISIFTKWIWFNVYSLSILILPLYILFKDIYVVVLYLICCIVAAYITFVSASYVLQSNELFQTMKHYATIDALTNLGNVRQFDFEMNRHIGSKHMKNDSLCLLLIDIDHFKYVNDTYGHPAGDEVLKQLGRILLENAPFPNLVFRKGGEEFALLLPKKRVAFGNRIGEQIRLAVEKHSFQLQNGEKIKITVSVGLSEYKKSPEQFIQSADDALYYSKRNGRNKVSSAS, encoded by the coding sequence ATGTTTAGAGATCTATTTGTAAATATGACAATCATTCTGTCCTTTATCTTTGTAGGTGCTCAGCTTTTAAGAGATAAGCCATTAAAAGAAGGATTCTCTTTTTGGCAGAAATGTTTGGTCGGTATTTTAACTGGAATATTAAGTATATTATTGATGCATTTTGGTGTGCATATTGAAGATATTATGTTGGATTTACGTTATTTAGCTGTTGTTTTGGCGATTATAATCGGTGGCCCGATAGCTAGTAGTATAACAGTTATGATCACTTTAATAACACGGGTATTTTTTACTGAATATTCTTTAGCCTCTGAATTGGCCTGCTATACTATCGTGGCAATAGGGATTGGCATTACTCTCATTTGGCGGATGAAGATTTCTATATTTACAAAATGGATATGGTTTAATGTGTACAGTTTGTCTATTTTAATACTACCACTTTATATTTTATTTAAGGATATATATGTAGTGGTATTATATTTAATTTGTTGTATTGTAGCGGCATACATCACATTTGTAAGTGCAAGTTACGTATTGCAATCCAATGAATTATTTCAAACGATGAAGCATTATGCAACGATAGATGCATTAACGAATCTAGGAAATGTAAGACAGTTTGATTTCGAGATGAATCGTCATATTGGTAGCAAGCATATGAAAAATGATTCACTTTGTTTATTACTTATAGATATTGATCACTTTAAGTATGTAAATGATACGTACGGTCATCCTGCTGGAGATGAAGTGTTAAAACAACTAGGGCGTATTTTGTTAGAAAATGCACCATTCCCAAATTTAGTCTTTCGAAAGGGTGGCGAAGAGTTTGCTCTGTTGTTACCGAAAAAAAGGGTAGCATTTGGAAATCGTATAGGGGAACAAATTCGACTAGCAGTTGAAAAGCATTCATTTCAACTGCAAAATGGGGAAAAAATTAAAATTACAGTTTCTGTGGGGCTTTCAGAATATAAAAAATCACCTGAGCAATTTATTCAATCAGCGGATGATGCGTTATATTATTCAAAAAGAAATGGTAGAAACAAGGTTAGTTCAGCATCATAG
- the pdxK gene encoding pyridoxine/pyridoxal/pyridoxamine kinase yields the protein MTLNKALTIAGSDTSGGAGIQADLKTFQELGVYGMTSLTTIVTMDPHNGWAHNVFPIPASTLKPQLETTIEGVGVDALKTGMLGSVEIIEMVAETIEKHNFENVVVDPVMVCKGADEALHPETNDCLRDVLVPNALVVTPNLFEAYQLSGVKINSLEDMKESAKKIHALGAKYVLIKGGSKLGTETAIDVLYDGETFDLLESEKIDTTNTHGAGCTYSAAITAELAKGKTVKEAVKTAKEFITAAIRHSFKINEYVGPTHHGAYRKFVAPKELV from the coding sequence ATGACATTGAATAAGGCACTTACTATCGCTGGTTCTGACACAAGTGGCGGTGCTGGTATACAAGCAGATTTAAAAACATTCCAAGAACTTGGTGTATACGGAATGACGTCTCTTACGACAATCGTAACGATGGATCCACATAACGGTTGGGCACATAACGTATTCCCAATCCCAGCTTCTACATTAAAACCACAATTAGAAACGACAATTGAAGGCGTTGGCGTAGATGCTTTAAAAACGGGTATGCTTGGATCAGTAGAAATTATCGAAATGGTTGCGGAAACAATTGAAAAGCACAATTTCGAAAATGTAGTAGTTGATCCTGTTATGGTATGTAAAGGAGCGGATGAAGCGTTACATCCTGAAACAAATGACTGCTTACGTGACGTTCTTGTTCCAAATGCATTAGTCGTAACGCCAAACTTATTTGAAGCATATCAATTAAGTGGTGTGAAAATTAATTCTCTTGAGGACATGAAAGAATCTGCAAAAAAAATCCATGCTTTAGGTGCTAAATACGTACTGATTAAAGGTGGTAGCAAACTAGGCACAGAAACTGCTATTGATGTGTTATATGACGGCGAAACATTCGATCTTCTAGAATCAGAAAAGATTGATACGACAAATACACACGGTGCAGGTTGTACATATTCTGCTGCAATTACAGCAGAACTTGCAAAAGGAAAAACGGTGAAAGAAGCAGTAAAAACTGCGAAAGAATTCATCACAGCTGCAATTCGTCATTCATTTAAGATTAACGAATATGTAGGACCAACACATCACGGTGCATACCGCAAATTCGTTGCACCGAAAGAACTTGTCTAA
- the cstA gene encoding carbon starvation protein CstA, with the protein MKTLKSILLWGVIAAVGASAFGAIALSQGETINAVWLLVAAVSVYAIAYRFYSRFIARKVFGLDNNRQTPAHTLNDGKDYVPTNKWVLFGHHFAAIAGAGPLVGPILAAQMGYLPGTIWIIVGVVIAGAVQDFVILFASMRRNGKSLGEMIKDEIGPVTGLIAMIGILGIMIILLAVLALVVVKALIGSPWGMFTIAATIPIAILMGVYMRYIRPGRVGEGSVIGIVLLVLSLIGGQYVAENPTLASMFTFSGETIAIMLIVYGFIASALPVWMLLAPRDYLSTFLKIGTILGLAIGILIVAPDLKMPAVSKFIDGTGPVFSGNLFPFLFITIACGAVSGFHALVSSGTTPKMIEQEGHAQPIGYGAMLMESFVAAMAMIAACVLTPGTYFAINSPAALIGTDVSQAAQVISSWGFAITPNELKELAVNVGEQTILSRTGGAPTLAIGMAHIFSQVIGGTAMMAFWYHFAILFEALFILTTIDAGTRVGRFMIQDILGHVYKPFAKTDSTIANVVATTLCVLGWGYFLYQGVVDPLGGINTLWPLFGIANQMLAGIALLLGTTILFKMGKKAYVWVTLIPTIGLLIVTMTAGYQKLFHENPKIGFLSHAKVFQGALDDGKVLAPAKNVAQMKQIIFNDYIDAALCGIFMIVVIAVLISALRIWIQVLRNKPMPLKEAPYIPKDESESRNYA; encoded by the coding sequence GTGAAAACATTGAAATCAATTTTACTTTGGGGAGTTATTGCAGCGGTAGGAGCATCTGCTTTTGGTGCAATAGCTTTATCACAAGGTGAGACAATTAATGCTGTATGGCTATTAGTTGCTGCTGTATCAGTGTATGCGATTGCTTATCGCTTTTATAGTAGATTTATAGCAAGGAAAGTTTTTGGCCTAGATAATAATAGGCAAACGCCTGCCCATACGTTAAATGATGGGAAGGATTATGTTCCAACAAATAAATGGGTTTTATTCGGACATCACTTCGCTGCGATTGCAGGGGCGGGTCCTTTAGTAGGACCAATTTTGGCGGCGCAGATGGGGTATTTACCTGGAACTATTTGGATTATCGTTGGGGTAGTTATTGCCGGAGCTGTACAAGATTTTGTAATTTTATTTGCTTCAATGAGACGTAATGGTAAATCATTAGGAGAAATGATTAAAGATGAAATTGGTCCTGTTACAGGATTAATTGCGATGATTGGTATTTTAGGTATTATGATAATTTTATTAGCAGTATTAGCTTTAGTAGTTGTGAAGGCACTTATTGGAAGCCCATGGGGAATGTTTACAATCGCAGCAACAATTCCAATTGCTATTTTAATGGGAGTTTACATGCGTTACATTAGACCAGGGCGAGTAGGGGAAGGATCAGTAATCGGTATTGTTCTACTAGTTCTATCGCTTATTGGTGGACAGTATGTAGCAGAAAATCCAACACTTGCAAGTATGTTTACTTTTAGTGGTGAAACAATTGCTATTATGCTTATCGTATATGGATTCATTGCATCGGCATTACCAGTTTGGATGCTCCTTGCACCACGTGATTATTTAAGTACATTTTTAAAAATAGGAACGATACTTGGATTAGCAATTGGTATTTTAATTGTAGCTCCAGATTTGAAGATGCCGGCAGTATCTAAGTTTATTGATGGAACAGGCCCTGTCTTCTCCGGGAATTTATTTCCGTTCTTATTTATTACAATAGCTTGCGGTGCTGTCTCTGGATTCCACGCTCTCGTTTCATCAGGTACGACGCCGAAAATGATTGAGCAAGAAGGTCATGCACAGCCAATTGGTTATGGGGCAATGTTAATGGAATCATTTGTAGCAGCGATGGCTATGATTGCAGCTTGTGTATTAACACCAGGAACTTATTTTGCAATTAATAGTCCAGCAGCACTGATCGGAACAGATGTATCACAAGCGGCTCAAGTTATTTCTTCGTGGGGATTTGCTATTACACCGAATGAATTAAAAGAACTTGCTGTTAACGTCGGAGAACAAACCATTTTATCACGTACAGGTGGCGCACCAACATTAGCAATTGGTATGGCACATATATTTTCACAAGTAATAGGTGGAACGGCGATGATGGCATTTTGGTACCATTTTGCCATTCTTTTTGAAGCACTATTTATTTTAACAACGATTGATGCTGGAACACGCGTAGGACGATTTATGATTCAAGATATTTTAGGGCATGTGTACAAGCCGTTTGCGAAAACAGATTCCACAATAGCGAACGTGGTTGCTACAACGTTATGCGTATTAGGCTGGGGGTACTTCTTATATCAAGGGGTGGTTGACCCTCTCGGTGGAATTAATACGCTATGGCCACTTTTCGGTATTGCAAATCAAATGTTAGCGGGGATTGCACTATTACTTGGAACGACAATTTTATTCAAAATGGGGAAAAAGGCATACGTTTGGGTAACGCTTATTCCGACTATAGGATTACTTATTGTAACGATGACAGCCGGTTATCAAAAGTTATTTCATGAAAATCCTAAAATAGGATTTCTATCACATGCGAAAGTATTTCAGGGAGCATTAGATGATGGTAAGGTATTAGCTCCAGCTAAAAATGTTGCGCAAATGAAACAAATTATTTTTAATGACTATATTGATGCGGCACTTTGTGGAATTTTTATGATAGTTGTAATTGCTGTATTAATTTCTGCACTTCGAATTTGGATTCAAGTATTAAGAAATAAGCCAATGCCGTTAAAAGAGGCACCATATATTCCAAAAGATGAAAGTGAGTCGAGGAACTATGCTTAA